ACACCTCCTGACGAATCTGCCCCAGCATCTGCACGCGGCGTTCGCGGATCAGGTCAGCCAGCAAGAGGCGCTCGGGCGAAGGCTCGCCGACCTGCCTGCGAAAGGCCTCAGACCAGACATCGCTGTCCACAATCACCAGGCCACTCATGCCCGTTTGCGCTGCGCCCGCTGTTCCTCGTCCGTCCGCATGTCCTCTGCGGCCACGGTGCCGAACAGCTGCAGCACCTTCAACTGTTCCCGGTGGGCAATGTACTCAGCCAGGGCTTCATTCACGGTTTCGCGCTTGGTGCGGTGGCCGCCGATGGCCTGGGCCCGCTCCAGCAAGTCCGGGTCAATGTGCAGATTCGTCGCCATGAGATGAGTCTACACACGCCCTTGTGTGGACTGGGTGATGCCAGTGCGGTTCGGGTTGGTCGGTGGTTTTAAGCCCGCTGCCGCTCGTCCACCACCATGAATCCTGGCCCCAGGGCCACCCGCAGCTGGTCCAGCAGCGCCTCGGCCTGGGCCTGGAAGCGCCGCGTATCCTCGGCTG
The genomic region above belongs to Deinococcus aquaedulcis and contains:
- a CDS encoding type II toxin-antitoxin system VapB family antitoxin; the encoded protein is MATNLHIDPDLLERAQAIGGHRTKRETVNEALAEYIAHREQLKVLQLFGTVAAEDMRTDEEQRAQRKRA